The Brachyspira hyodysenteriae ATCC 27164 genome includes a window with the following:
- a CDS encoding ankyrin repeat domain-containing protein yields the protein MKKFISIIAAFTLMIAIISCGGGGNKETNQSEQNTQTNQTQTNEQVYINPTSTNENHNTDIDINANETTYTNEYIQGTELDPIPTGYSKIDEILNEYKYKAPIYEISKLLAEEGLEGKITEYTNFSDKYIYKVNKDSTPLFLAVQFGYNDLAKELIKEGADVNARANDMETEDGIDMLYYAVENNNVEMSKILIDEGLDAGRDYGFEYPYYLTDIAIDNNNLDMLKILVESGDIDLESSLIPDAIEENNIEMVKYLISIGQDVNAQIFADGLWINSPMKVAAENGNIEIAKLLIDEGANLNSSDDYIGPAIDYGNYDITKLLIDNDVFNLNTNTTIEQAIESAKNKKYYEIEKLLLSEDSNNIDGYDELMNAVSKGDMKALEKLIKDDTDLNKQYDNITPLNLAAARNDKEMVKFLVEKGADINLEDGYGYTPLIIAIKYRNIGLAKNIIDLKPDLNAVCSATGDTPLTYLVNANKYGGVADLCYYMIKNGADINKKNKEGNTPLMIAAASYNYAIVGVLVNMGADYNIKNKEGKTAIDIASARDDSSALHHMTNPSDLEYYLSY from the coding sequence ATGAAAAAATTTATTTCTATAATTGCAGCATTCACTTTAATGATTGCTATAATTTCATGCGGCGGCGGCGGAAACAAAGAAACAAATCAATCAGAACAAAATACTCAAACTAATCAAACTCAAACAAATGAACAAGTATATATCAATCCAACAAGTACAAATGAAAATCATAATACAGATATTGATATTAATGCTAATGAAACTACATATACTAATGAATATATTCAAGGTACAGAGTTAGATCCTATACCTACAGGATATAGTAAAATAGATGAAATACTCAATGAATATAAATATAAAGCACCAATATATGAAATATCAAAATTATTAGCAGAGGAAGGACTAGAAGGAAAAATCACTGAATATACAAATTTTAGTGATAAATATATATATAAAGTAAATAAAGATTCTACTCCTTTGTTTTTGGCGGTACAATTCGGATATAATGATTTGGCAAAAGAACTTATAAAAGAAGGTGCAGATGTTAATGCTAGAGCAAATGATATGGAAACAGAAGACGGTATTGATATGCTTTATTATGCTGTTGAAAATAATAATGTTGAAATGAGTAAAATCTTAATTGATGAAGGACTTGATGCAGGCAGAGATTATGGTTTTGAATATCCTTATTATTTAACAGATATTGCTATTGACAACAATAATCTTGATATGCTTAAAATACTTGTAGAAAGCGGAGATATTGATTTGGAATCAAGCTTAATTCCTGATGCCATAGAAGAAAATAATATAGAAATGGTTAAATATTTAATATCTATAGGACAAGATGTAAATGCTCAAATATTTGCAGATGGACTTTGGATTAACTCTCCTATGAAAGTAGCAGCTGAAAATGGCAATATAGAAATAGCTAAACTTTTAATTGATGAGGGTGCCAATTTAAACTCAAGCGATGATTATATAGGTCCAGCTATTGATTATGGTAATTATGATATAACTAAATTATTAATAGATAATGATGTTTTTAATCTTAATACTAATACAACTATAGAACAAGCTATAGAATCAGCAAAGAATAAAAAATATTATGAAATAGAAAAATTATTATTAAGCGAAGATTCAAACAATATAGACGGATATGATGAATTAATGAATGCTGTATCAAAAGGAGATATGAAAGCATTAGAAAAACTTATAAAAGACGATACCGATTTAAATAAACAATATGATAATATTACACCTCTTAATTTAGCTGCTGCTAGAAATGATAAAGAAATGGTTAAATTCCTAGTAGAAAAAGGTGCTGATATAAATTTAGAAGACGGATATGGATATACTCCTTTAATAATAGCAATTAAGTATCGTAATATTGGTTTAGCTAAAAATATTATTGATTTGAAGCCTGATTTAAATGCCGTATGTTCAGCAACAGGGGATACTCCTTTAACATATTTAGTAAATGCCAACAAGTACGGCGGTGTAGCAGATCTTTGTTATTATATGATAAAAAATGGTGCTGATATAAATAAAAAGAATAAGGAAGGAAATACTCCATTAATGATTGCAGCTGCAAGTTATAATTATGCTATTGTGGGAGTTCTTGTAAATATGGGAGCTGATTATAATATTAAAAACAAAGAAGGAAAAACAGCCATTGATATTGCTTCAGCTAGAGATGATAGTTCAGCGCTTCATCACATGACTAATCCAAGCGATTTAGAATATTATCTTAGTTATTAA
- a CDS encoding ankyrin repeat domain-containing protein — translation MKKLLILFSVFLFSLCLYSQTADESEVYKQLKDYVNKGNIKETENIIKKYNVDLNHYYDENYTLLAYAVTNDNMEMAKLLLKYKADVNAPSYEGMSALILSVIYHKNIEMVKLLLSYGADINQKCDLEGNALFYALDYYTKENIEMVKFLIANKADVNILYHGFDGNEETPLMYAAMKGYKETVKILIANKAEVNKRNRNNANALLYAYMFGHKDIVDILLQNGSDSLDKTLESCDLNQRTFLSMSIPLVTAIIHLDDDAFLQKLIDNGADVNCRTFDDNTALMVAASLNEAGAVKVLLKNNADVNLQNRYGITALINACMNGNLEIAKMLLDAGANKRIKTNEKKDALYYAKIKGKNRELIRLLE, via the coding sequence ATGAAGAAATTGCTTATATTATTTAGTGTGTTTTTATTTAGCCTATGTTTATACAGTCAAACTGCTGATGAAAGTGAAGTTTATAAACAATTAAAAGATTATGTAAACAAAGGCAATATCAAAGAAACTGAAAATATTATAAAAAAATATAATGTTGATTTAAATCATTATTATGATGAAAATTATACATTATTAGCGTATGCAGTTACGAATGATAATATGGAAATGGCTAAGCTTCTTTTGAAATACAAAGCAGATGTTAATGCTCCGTCATACGAAGGAATGAGTGCGTTAATACTATCAGTTATTTATCATAAAAATATAGAAATGGTTAAACTTCTTTTAAGTTATGGTGCTGATATTAATCAAAAATGCGATTTAGAAGGTAATGCATTATTTTATGCTTTAGATTATTATACTAAAGAAAATATTGAAATGGTAAAATTTTTAATTGCAAATAAAGCTGATGTTAATATATTATATCATGGATTCGATGGAAATGAAGAAACACCTTTAATGTATGCTGCTATGAAAGGCTATAAGGAAACGGTAAAAATTTTGATTGCAAATAAAGCTGAAGTTAATAAAAGAAATAGAAATAATGCGAATGCTTTGCTTTATGCTTATATGTTCGGGCATAAAGATATAGTAGATATTTTACTTCAAAATGGTTCTGATTCTTTAGATAAAACTTTGGAAAGCTGCGATCTTAATCAAAGAACTTTCCTTAGTATGAGTATTCCATTAGTTACTGCAATAATACATTTAGATGATGATGCGTTTTTACAGAAGTTAATTGATAATGGTGCAGATGTAAATTGCAGAACTTTTGATGACAATACTGCATTAATGGTGGCAGCTTCACTTAATGAAGCAGGTGCTGTAAAAGTGCTTCTCAAAAATAATGCTGATGTGAATCTGCAAAATAGATATGGTATAACTGCATTGATTAATGCTTGTATGAACGGAAATTTAGAAATAGCAAAAATGCTTTTAGATGCTGGTGCTAATAAAAGAATAAAAACTAATGAGAAAAAAGATGCATTATACTATGCCAAAATAAAAGGAAAAAACAGAGAGCTAATAAGACTTCTTGAATAA
- a CDS encoding ankyrin repeat domain-containing protein, whose translation MKKLIFILFLFSLYLYSQTDNKSKAYERLREYVNEGNIREAENILKQHNVNINNLDYEDFTLLSIAVMDNNIEMAELLLKYKAEVNTVVGDGDTALILAVDNNNMEMVKLLLSYGADIDYKGFRGRTALFCALEYNRKENIEMVKLLIKNKADVNIAYDGDYKNEKTPLMYAAMKGYKETTKILIENKADINKKNIHKANALIYSYMYGHEDIADILLQNGSDSLDKSLKGCKLLNKETLFSYRLINAAEYSTNEVFLQNLIDNGADVNYKNYDKKTALTEAASYNNTNAVKVLLKNNVNVNVQDYYDMTALMSACRNGNLEMAKMLLDAGADKSIKRGNYDALYYAREYGKNEEIIKLLTK comes from the coding sequence ATGAAAAAGTTAATATTTATTTTATTTTTATTTAGTCTGTATTTATATAGTCAAACTGATAATAAAAGTAAAGCTTATGAAAGATTAAGAGAATATGTGAATGAAGGCAATATTAGAGAAGCTGAAAATATTCTTAAACAACATAATGTCAATATTAATAATCTTGATTATGAAGATTTTACATTATTATCGATTGCAGTTATGGATAATAATATAGAAATGGCTGAACTTCTTTTGAAATATAAGGCAGAGGTTAATACTGTAGTAGGTGATGGAGATACAGCATTGATACTTGCAGTTGATAATAATAATATGGAAATGGTTAAACTACTTTTAAGTTATGGTGCTGATATTGATTATAAAGGCTTTAGAGGAAGAACAGCATTATTTTGTGCTTTAGAATATAATAGAAAAGAAAATATTGAAATGGTAAAACTATTAATAAAAAATAAAGCAGATGTTAATATAGCTTATGATGGCGATTATAAAAATGAAAAAACACCTTTAATGTATGCTGCTATGAAAGGCTATAAAGAAACAACAAAAATATTAATTGAAAATAAAGCCGATATAAATAAAAAAAATATTCATAAAGCCAATGCTTTGATTTATTCTTATATGTATGGACATGAGGATATAGCAGATATTTTACTTCAAAATGGTTCTGATTCTTTGGATAAAAGTTTGAAAGGTTGTAAGCTTCTTAATAAAGAAACTTTATTTAGTTATAGATTAATAAATGCTGCAGAGTATTCTACCAATGAAGTTTTTTTACAAAATCTTATTGATAATGGGGCAGATGTAAATTATAAAAATTATGATAAGAAAACAGCATTAACAGAAGCAGCTTCTTATAATAATACTAATGCTGTAAAAGTGCTTCTTAAAAATAATGTCAATGTAAATGTTCAAGATTACTATGACATGACAGCATTGATGTCGGCTTGCCGTAACGGAAATTTAGAGATGGCAAAAATGCTTTTAGATGCTGGTGCTGATAAAAGTATAAAAAGAGGTAATTATGATGCATTGTATTATGCCAGAGAATACGGAAAAAATGAAGAAATAATAAAATTACTCACAAAATAG
- a CDS encoding alcohol dehydrogenase → MKGLVYLGNKKIELKEIENPKIIDSKDAIVKITLSSICTSDFHIINGAVPRAKENIVLGHEFVGEVIEVGSDVKKLKKGDRVSANCITFCGECYYCKNGFINNCEKGGWEIGCRINGCQAEYVKVPYADMALNILPENVTYENALFVGDILASGYFGAELCEIKNNDTIAVIGSGPVGLCAMMSARVFGAEKIIAIDINEDRLNIAKENKLADFFINPNKVKNIEEYIKDVNNGRLADGTIEAAGGENTFELAWKIARPNSVVALVAMYEKPQILPLNIMYGKNLIFKTGGVDAVHSDEILKLISEGKLNTDFLITHRIKLDDILKGYDIFDNKKDNCIKIAVHSN, encoded by the coding sequence ATGAAAGGCTTAGTATATTTAGGAAATAAAAAAATAGAATTAAAGGAAATAGAAAATCCAAAAATTATAGATAGTAAAGATGCTATAGTAAAAATTACATTATCTAGTATATGCACAAGCGATTTTCATATAATAAACGGAGCGGTACCAAGAGCAAAAGAAAATATAGTGCTTGGACATGAATTTGTAGGTGAAGTTATAGAAGTAGGAAGCGATGTAAAAAAATTAAAGAAAGGCGACAGAGTTTCAGCAAATTGCATAACATTCTGCGGCGAATGTTATTATTGTAAGAATGGTTTTATAAATAATTGCGAAAAAGGAGGATGGGAAATAGGCTGCCGTATAAATGGATGTCAGGCTGAATATGTGAAAGTTCCTTATGCTGATATGGCATTGAATATACTTCCTGAAAATGTAACTTATGAGAATGCATTATTTGTGGGTGATATTTTAGCAAGCGGATATTTCGGTGCTGAGCTTTGTGAAATAAAAAATAATGATACAATTGCTGTAATAGGTTCTGGACCTGTGGGGCTTTGTGCCATGATGAGTGCAAGAGTTTTCGGTGCTGAAAAAATAATAGCTATTGATATAAATGAAGATAGATTGAATATTGCAAAAGAAAATAAATTAGCTGACTTTTTTATAAATCCTAATAAAGTTAAAAATATAGAAGAATATATAAAAGATGTAAATAACGGCAGACTTGCTGACGGTACTATAGAAGCTGCAGGAGGAGAAAATACATTTGAATTAGCTTGGAAAATTGCAAGACCTAATTCTGTTGTAGCTTTAGTTGCTATGTATGAAAAGCCTCAAATACTGCCTTTAAATATAATGTATGGAAAAAATTTGATATTCAAAACAGGCGGAGTAGATGCTGTTCATAGTGATGAAATTTTAAAGTTAATATCAGAAGGAAAATTGAATACTGATTTTCTTATAACTCATAGAATAAAATTAGATGATATATTAAAAGGATATGATATCTTTGATAATAAAAAAGATAATTGTATAAAAATAGCTGTACATTCCAATTAA
- a CDS encoding GNAT family N-acetyltransferase encodes MNDEIIFREYIENDLTFLTDIVIKVWGFDDMLSEKNAKLIAELNLYSFLNTASFAKIALKDNIPVGFLIGKIINSKQNNIYENKIKEIKSKISKNIEGIISLLVYKKIKSINNNLYKQANKNYDAELSFFAVSKDCQGLGIGKKLFQEFNYYLKENNINDFYLYTDTYCNYKFYEHFEMHKNKEKHFSIPFTSKFDIDFYLYDKEL; translated from the coding sequence ATGAATGATGAAATTATCTTCAGAGAATATATAGAAAATGATTTGACGTTTTTAACTGATATTGTGATAAAAGTTTGGGGATTCGATGATATGTTATCAGAAAAAAATGCCAAACTTATAGCTGAATTAAATTTATATTCGTTTCTTAATACAGCTTCATTTGCTAAAATAGCATTAAAAGATAATATACCTGTTGGTTTTTTAATAGGTAAAATAATCAATTCAAAACAAAATAATATATACGAAAATAAAATAAAAGAAATAAAATCTAAAATTTCAAAAAATATTGAAGGTATAATTTCTTTATTAGTATATAAAAAAATAAAATCAATAAATAATAATCTATACAAACAAGCTAACAAAAATTATGATGCTGAACTTTCATTTTTTGCAGTAAGCAAAGATTGTCAGGGACTTGGTATAGGAAAAAAACTTTTTCAAGAATTTAATTATTATTTAAAAGAAAACAATATTAACGATTTTTATTTATATACTGATACTTATTGTAATTATAAATTTTATGAACATTTTGAAATGCATAAAAATAAAGAGAAACATTTTTCAATACCATTTACAAGTAAATTTGATATAGATTTTTATTTATATGACAAAGAATTATAA
- a CDS encoding helicase C-terminal domain-containing protein, with amino-acid sequence MSNNYGKEIDNVFSIDAINYMRKAIVDAYGNEVYFGINFNAYGILDYIEVMARGNKDSVPAIISLSLEFDAVIHNHPSGQLTPSRADLAIASELGNNAGVGFYIVNNDVEDYYEVVKPIKSENVKTIDAPEALYMFTENGTLSQLLKKYEYRQEQTELVEATIEAFNNNKHLISEAGTGIGKSFAYLIPALLWLKENKTRIVISTNTINLQEQIISKDIPSIIGGIAPSVKYALVKGRNNYVCIKKVKDGLNDHDKFDFEEQINFFEDIDHWLNITKDGSITDLGYKPKGELWEMVCCDTDTCTHRKCEYLEDCYFYKMRKQLNAAQLLIVNHHILCADLSLYAETAGRYSLLPRYTKVLIDEAHNFENSASSYFGDEGSKNGILKALFYLSRIKKNKRLGVIESINNMLNEKRALIEKYEYDEILDLINKAHDLTSRVRNVVEDKSKEFITYCHKNIQTKEGLGYKFRISPELVMTSHWQNEGLKPLREMVLSMTSLVNICDKLYKKFFDIAIEKDFDYEEIAQMSNAYLERLKRQLVSLNAAIDYKKDEYIRWVETRLTKKGNLILNWHLTPVTVAKNLNDFLYSRFDTVAMYSATLTVSKSFNFFSNRLGFDFIEKNKKIEIYLESPFNYEDNARLYIATDMPDVASDTFNDFTSKVLLKVCDVTGGRAFILFTSFSSLMNVYENTSEKLKSKNINALAQTASIHRHTLLDMFKASSNNVLYGVDSFWEGVDVAGKNLEVVIIPKLPFAVPTDPISEGRYRYIEENGGNAFLDYALPFAVIKFKQGFGRLIRSKDDRGVVFVLDKRLYTKTYGSQFIQSLPNAKILRGSMREIFNDMNNFFDY; translated from the coding sequence ATGAGTAATAATTATGGCAAAGAAATAGATAATGTATTTTCCATAGATGCAATTAATTATATGAGAAAAGCAATAGTAGATGCTTATGGAAATGAAGTATATTTTGGAATAAATTTTAATGCCTATGGTATATTAGACTATATAGAGGTAATGGCTAGAGGAAATAAAGATTCTGTACCTGCTATAATATCATTGTCATTGGAATTTGATGCTGTTATTCATAATCACCCTTCCGGACAGCTTACCCCTTCAAGAGCAGATTTAGCAATAGCAAGCGAACTCGGTAATAATGCAGGAGTAGGTTTTTATATAGTTAATAATGATGTTGAAGATTATTATGAGGTTGTAAAGCCTATAAAATCTGAAAATGTAAAAACTATAGATGCTCCTGAAGCTTTATATATGTTTACTGAAAATGGTACTTTAAGCCAATTATTAAAAAAGTACGAATACAGACAGGAACAGACAGAACTTGTTGAAGCTACTATAGAAGCATTCAATAATAATAAACATTTAATATCTGAAGCAGGAACAGGAATTGGAAAATCTTTTGCTTATTTAATACCAGCTTTATTATGGTTAAAAGAAAATAAAACTAGAATAGTCATTTCTACTAATACAATAAATCTTCAGGAACAAATTATTTCAAAGGATATACCTTCTATTATAGGAGGAATTGCTCCAAGTGTAAAATATGCTTTGGTTAAGGGGCGAAATAATTATGTATGCATAAAAAAAGTTAAAGACGGTTTAAATGATCATGATAAATTTGATTTTGAAGAGCAGATAAATTTCTTTGAGGATATAGATCATTGGCTTAATATAACAAAAGACGGTTCTATAACAGATTTAGGATATAAACCTAAAGGCGAATTATGGGAAATGGTTTGCTGCGATACTGATACATGCACTCATAGAAAATGCGAATATTTGGAAGACTGTTATTTTTATAAAATGCGTAAGCAGTTAAATGCAGCACAGTTATTGATAGTTAATCATCATATACTTTGTGCTGATTTATCCCTTTATGCAGAAACAGCAGGAAGATACAGCCTCCTACCAAGATACACAAAAGTTCTAATTGATGAGGCACATAATTTTGAGAACTCCGCATCAAGCTATTTCGGAGATGAGGGAAGTAAAAACGGAATATTAAAAGCACTTTTCTATCTTTCAAGAATTAAGAAAAATAAAAGACTTGGAGTGATAGAAAGTATTAATAATATGCTTAATGAAAAAAGAGCATTAATTGAAAAGTATGAATACGATGAGATACTTGATTTAATAAATAAAGCACATGATTTAACATCAAGAGTAAGAAATGTTGTTGAAGATAAATCAAAAGAATTCATAACATATTGTCATAAAAATATTCAGACTAAAGAAGGATTAGGTTATAAATTCAGAATAAGCCCTGAACTCGTAATGACTTCTCATTGGCAGAATGAAGGATTAAAACCATTAAGAGAAATGGTGCTTTCTATGACTTCTCTTGTTAATATATGTGATAAACTATATAAGAAGTTTTTTGATATAGCTATTGAAAAAGATTTTGATTATGAAGAAATAGCCCAGATGTCTAATGCTTATTTAGAAAGACTTAAAAGACAATTAGTATCATTAAATGCTGCTATAGATTATAAAAAAGATGAATATATAAGATGGGTAGAAACAAGACTAACCAAAAAAGGAAATCTTATTCTTAATTGGCATTTAACTCCTGTAACTGTAGCAAAAAATTTAAATGACTTCTTATATTCAAGATTTGATACTGTGGCAATGTACTCTGCTACTTTAACAGTTTCAAAGAGTTTTAATTTCTTTTCTAATAGATTAGGTTTTGATTTTATAGAAAAAAATAAAAAGATAGAAATATATTTAGAATCTCCATTCAATTATGAGGATAATGCAAGACTTTATATTGCAACAGATATGCCTGATGTTGCTTCTGATACATTTAATGATTTTACCTCAAAAGTATTACTTAAAGTATGCGATGTAACAGGAGGAAGAGCTTTTATACTATTTACTTCTTTTTCATCTCTTATGAATGTATATGAAAATACATCTGAAAAATTAAAAAGTAAAAATATAAATGCTTTAGCACAAACAGCTTCAATACATAGACATACTCTTCTTGATATGTTCAAAGCTTCTTCAAACAATGTACTTTACGGAGTTGATTCATTTTGGGAAGGAGTTGATGTTGCAGGAAAGAATTTGGAAGTTGTTATAATACCAAAGCTGCCTTTTGCTGTACCAACCGATCCTATAAGTGAGGGAAGATACAGATATATAGAAGAAAATGGAGGAAATGCATTTTTAGATTATGCTCTGCCTTTCGCTGTTATAAAGTTTAAACAGGGATTCGGACGCCTTATAAGAAGCAAAGATGACAGAGGTGTTGTATTTGTTCTTGATAAGAGGCTTTATACAAAAACTTATGGCTCTCAATTCATTCAATCTCTTCCTAATGCCAAAATTTTAAGAGGAAGTATGAGAGAAATTTTCAATGATATGAATAATTTTTTTGATTATTAA
- the gyrB gene encoding DNA topoisomerase (ATP-hydrolyzing) subunit B, which produces MAAEKTYSSKNIQVLEGLDPVRKRPGMYIGSTGAQGLHHLVYEVVDNSIDEAMAGYCKNITVTIKKDNIIQVEDDGRGIPVDMHPKLKISALEVVMTKLHAGGKFDNETYKVSGGLHGVGVSVVNALSTELIAEVNKDGKLYRQVYHRGIPEEPVKEVGTSKKTGTTVTFKADDEIFETTVYDYKILANRLRELAFLNRGIRITLKDEREAEVVSNEFYYEGGIEMFITHLNENKKALHDKPIYLHKNEDKTDVEVAMQYVDAYNENIFTYCNNINTTEGGTHLVGFRTALTRVYTDFAKKLELDKKNKITFMGEDTREGLVAVVSVKIPNPQFEGQTKTKLGNTEVRAVTEKLVVEGLNDYFSQNPKVIKAILEKIISAAQAREAARKARDLARRKNALESDSLPGKLADCSEQEVDKCEVYLVEGDSAGGTAKGGRDRHFQAILPLRGKVLNVEKARLDKIIDNESLKPIIAALGCGVGASFDISKIRYGRVIIMADADIDGSHIRTLLLTFFFRYMRPLIDLGHIFIAVPPLYKISFDKKNFLYAYSDEQRDKILAENKDRKYDIQRYKGLGEMNADQLWETTMNPETRLMYQVLTEDAEKADQLFSMLMGDEVKPRRDFIESNARYVKNLDV; this is translated from the coding sequence ATGGCTGCAGAAAAAACATATAGCTCGAAGAATATTCAAGTTTTAGAAGGACTAGACCCTGTTAGAAAACGTCCTGGTATGTATATAGGATCTACAGGTGCTCAAGGTTTACATCACTTAGTATATGAGGTTGTAGACAATAGTATAGATGAAGCTATGGCAGGATATTGTAAGAATATAACTGTTACTATAAAGAAAGACAATATAATACAAGTTGAAGATGACGGAAGAGGTATTCCTGTTGATATGCATCCGAAACTTAAAATTTCTGCTTTAGAAGTAGTTATGACAAAATTGCATGCCGGCGGTAAATTCGATAATGAAACATATAAAGTATCAGGCGGTTTGCATGGTGTAGGCGTATCTGTAGTTAATGCTTTAAGTACGGAATTGATAGCTGAAGTTAATAAAGACGGTAAATTATATAGACAAGTATATCATAGAGGAATTCCGGAAGAGCCTGTAAAAGAAGTAGGAACAAGCAAAAAAACCGGAACTACTGTAACATTTAAAGCTGATGATGAAATATTTGAAACAACAGTATATGACTATAAAATATTAGCTAACAGACTTAGAGAATTAGCTTTCTTAAATAGAGGAATAAGGATTACTCTTAAAGATGAGAGAGAAGCAGAAGTTGTAAGCAATGAATTTTATTATGAGGGCGGAATAGAAATGTTCATAACTCACCTCAATGAAAATAAAAAAGCATTGCATGACAAGCCTATATACCTTCATAAAAATGAAGATAAAACAGATGTAGAAGTTGCTATGCAGTATGTTGATGCTTATAATGAAAATATATTCACATATTGTAATAATATTAATACTACTGAAGGCGGTACTCATTTAGTAGGATTTAGAACTGCTTTAACAAGAGTTTATACTGATTTCGCTAAAAAACTTGAATTAGATAAGAAAAATAAAATAACATTTATGGGTGAAGATACAAGAGAAGGTTTAGTTGCTGTAGTATCCGTAAAAATACCTAATCCTCAATTTGAAGGACAGACAAAAACTAAATTAGGTAATACAGAAGTAAGAGCAGTGACAGAAAAACTTGTAGTTGAAGGATTGAATGATTATTTCTCACAAAACCCTAAAGTTATAAAAGCTATATTAGAAAAAATAATATCTGCGGCACAGGCTAGAGAAGCTGCTAGAAAAGCTAGAGATTTAGCTAGAAGAAAAAATGCATTAGAAAGCGACTCATTACCTGGAAAATTGGCTGACTGTTCAGAACAGGAAGTAGATAAATGCGAAGTATATCTTGTAGAGGGAGACTCTGCAGGCGGTACTGCTAAAGGCGGAAGAGACAGACATTTCCAAGCTATTTTACCGCTTAGAGGTAAAGTATTAAATGTTGAAAAAGCAAGACTTGATAAAATAATAGATAATGAGAGTTTAAAACCTATAATAGCTGCATTAGGATGCGGTGTAGGTGCTTCATTTGATATATCAAAAATAAGATACGGCAGAGTCATAATAATGGCCGATGCCGATATTGACGGTTCGCATATAAGAACTTTGCTTTTAACATTCTTCTTCAGATATATGCGTCCTTTAATAGATTTAGGACATATATTTATAGCTGTTCCTCCGCTATACAAAATAAGTTTTGATAAGAAAAACTTTTTGTATGCATATTCTGATGAGCAGAGAGATAAAATATTAGCTGAAAATAAAGACAGAAAATATGATATACAAAGATACAAAGGTTTGGGTGAAATGAATGCTGATCAATTATGGGAAACTACTATGAATCCTGAAACTAGACTTATGTATCAAGTATTGACAGAGGATGCTGAAAAAGCAGATCAATTATTCTCTATGCTTATGGGTGATGAAGTTAAGCCTAGAAGAGATTTCATTGAATCTAATGCAAGATATGTTAAAAATTTAGATGTTTAA